The Synechococcus sp. RS9916 DNA segment CAGGGGCAATCCCACCGAGGGATCGGGAGGCAGGCGTCGTAGTCCCTCAGACAGCAACCAACCGAAGGTCAGTCCGATCATCACCCCACCACCAAGGCGGGCCAGAAGGCCATAGGCCAGTTCACGCCAGCCATGAAGATTGCCCAACAGCAACTCCAGCAGCAGTAGCGCCAGTACAGCGCCCACCGGTTCAAGCACCAGGCCCTCGGCTTCGAGCACATCCCCCAGTGGGGGGGCCAGACGAATCTGTTGAATCAAGGGGGTGACCACCGTGGGCCCCGTGGCCAAAACGATGGCGCTGTACACCGCCGCCACCGACCAGTTCAATCCAGCCAGCCAATGGGCTGCCAACAGAGCCCCCCCGAGAGACAGCACCAATCGGACCACCGAGATGCGCAACACGGTGGCCTTGATCGTGTCGCCGGGCAGACGCAGGTTGAGGCCGCCATCAAACAGCACGAGACTGACCAGCAGCCCAACCACCGTTCCCAGGCCCTGACCAAGATCAAGGGGCTCCACCAGTCCCAGCCCGGATCGACCGATCAGCAAGCCAGACAACAGCAGAAGTACCACACCGGGCAGCCCCGTCAGAGCCGCCAACAGACGTGCAGAAGCTCCCGCAAAAACGGTGACACCCCAAAGCAGCCCCAGCCTCTCAGGCGTCATCGAGAGAGGAGAATTGCGGCTCCACCCGGAGCCCGATCACTGCGTCGGGGCGCACCACGAGATACTCCCCAGATAACTCCTCCCCGAGGGGCACATTCACAAAGCCCGCACTCTCTCCTGCGTTGACCAAACCCTGATACCACTGCTGAAACTGCTCGAGGGTCGGAAAGTGCACCAACTCGGTCTGCCCCCCGATCAGATGGAGTGAAACGGCATAACGGCGGGGGGTGCGAGTCATGGATGAACCGTACCTGCCGGAACCATGGCCACAGGATGCCGAATCCGGGGACTCTCCGCCGCGAACCAGGATTGGGGTTGCGCTGAAGCCGGGAGATACAGGGGATGGCGAGGGTGACCGGCGCGGGTCCGCCCCAGGCAGAACGGTCCCATGCCCCCGGTCTTGTGGCGCTGCACGACTAACGCCTCCACACGATCCAGCAACCAACGATCGCGATCCCGAAGACAGCCGTTAGCTCCCCAGCCGAACCAGAGATCCCAGTGGGAGCAACGGGACCACTTTTTCAACCAGTGGTCAAGAACGGCCTCGTTGGCAGGGCCCACCGGCCGCTGATGACGGCGCAAGGTGGCGGGGGAAGGCGTGATCAAAGCGAACAAATTGACCACGACCAGTCGCCGGTAGCCCCACTGACGCGCAAACGCGGACAGCCTGCGAAGGGTGGGGTCATCCCTGCTGGCATCGGCCGTTGATGGGTTCAGACCACAAAAGATCAACCCATGGCGCGCAGGATCCGCAGCAATGTGAGAAGCGCATGTCTGCCAAGAACGCCCCAGCAACCAGCGGTAGCGCCCGCTGGAACTGAAGGCTGCACAACCGGTATCAGACCTCAAGCAAGGCACGGGCGGCCTCAAGGATGCGAGCACTGGCCTGGCCATCGCCGAAGGGGTTCACCGCCCGGGCCATGGCGTCATACGCCTGGGGATCACTGAGCAGTCGATGGGCCTCCTCGGCAATGGTGCCGGCATCCGTACCCACCAAACGAGCCGTGCCGGCCTCAACCGCTTCGGGGCGCTCCGTGGTGCGGCGCAACACCAACACCGGCTTCCCGAGTGCCGGAGCCTCTTCCTGCAACCCGCCCGAATCGGTGAGCAGCAGAGTGCACCCTTTCATGGCTGCCACCAAACGGTCGTAATCCAGGGGCTCGGTCAGGACCACACGGGGATGGTTGCCCAATAAGGCCTGAAGCGGCTCTCGCACCGTGGGGTTGCGATGCAATGGCAGAAGAAGAGCCGTGTCCGGATGATCATTGAGCACCTGGAGCATGCCCTCGGCAATGGACTGAAGACGCTCTCCCCAGTTTTCCCGGCGATGTACCGTCGCCAGGATCACCCGTTGCCTGCTCCAGTCGATGGCAACGTCGTCCAGCTGTGGAGCACGCTCTGCCATGCGCAGCAAGGCATCAATCACGGTGTTGCCCGTGACCATCACCTTGCCCACCACACTCGAGGCCAGGAGGTTGCTCTCCGATTGCTGGGTCGGAGCGAAGTGGAGTTGGGCGACCTGGGAAATCAGCCGGCGGTTCGCCTCCTCTGGGAAAGGATCCAGGATGTTGTCGGTCCGCAGCCCCGCTTCCACATGGCCGACCGGGATCTGCTCATAGAAGGCAGCGAGGGCTGCAGCAAAGGCTGTGGTCGTATCTCCCTGAACTAGCACCAATGACGGGGGATAGGCCTGAAAGTCATCTCGCAGCCCCTGCAGTGCCGCACAGGTGACATGCGTGAGGGTCTGCCGGGGGGCCATCAGGTTGAGGTCCTGGTCAGCCTTGAGGCTGAACAAGTCCATCACCTGGGTGACCATCTCCCGGTGCTGGCCGGTCAACACGACCCGGGTCTCCAGCAGCTGGCAAGCCTGAAATTCCTGAATTACTGGAGCGAGCTTGATCGCTTCCGGCCGGGTGCCGAGGACAATCGTCACCCTGGGCTTGCCAGCCATAGGTTTCAGCAAGACCACCAAACCTTAAGCGGGAATTCCGCTTGCCAGATCGTCAGACATGGCGAAGCTGAAATGATCAGCGCCCGCTGCCGCCGTGACCAGTCCGGTTTTTCCGCCCGGGTTCCCCCCCCGTCCACCTCAAGAGACGGCAGGAGAGTCGAGCCGCTCAGCCGAATCCAGCAGCCCGCCCTTACCCCTCGGCCTCCCGCTACCGCCTTCCGACGCGAGCACCAAGGCTGCCCCTGCCAAGGCCGAGGCCCCCAGCCTGGAAGACCTCGTGCGCACCGCGCACGAGGCGGGCCACTCGGATGTGCATCTCGGGGTTGGGGAACAACCGCGCTATCGAGCCAGGGGTGAAATGCTCACCAGCGAATGGCCGGTGACCACTGCCGCGGTCTTTCAGGGCTGGATGCAGGAGATCCTCAGTCCCCTTCAAATCGACGCCTTCACCACCCAGAAGGAATTCGATGGATCCCATGCCTTTCCATTTGTGCGCGTGCGCATCAACCTGCTCGACTCCCTGCGGGGACCGGCCATGGTGCTTCGCCTGATCCCCCAGACGATCCTCAGCCTTGAGCAACTCAAGCTGCCGGACGTCCTGCGTGAATTGGCCGCCAGACCCAAAGGCCTGGTGCTGGTCACCGGGCCAACGGGTTCTGGGAAAAGCACAACCCTGGCGGCCATGATCGATTGGATCAACAGCCATCAAACGCGCCACATCCTCACGATTGAGGACCCCGTGGAATTTGTGCACACCAGCCGTCAGTCCTTGATCCGCCACCGGGAAGTGGGACAGCACACACTCAAATTCCACAACGCCCTGCGGGCCGCTCTGCGGGAAGACCCTGACGTGATTCTCGTGGGAGAAATCCGCGACAGGGAAACGTTGAGCACTGCGCTGGAAGCATCCCAAACCGGTCATCTGGTGTTTGGAACGCTGCACACCAACTCAGCCGTTAAGACTGTGGAGAGGGTGCTGGGGATGTACCCCCCCGACGAACAGGACAGTGTGCGACGAGCCCTGTCTGAGTCGCTGCTTGGGGTGATCGCCCAAGGACTGATTCGGACGACCGACAGCAAACGCGCCGCCTTCCACGACATCTTGATCAACACAGATGCCTGCCGGGATTACATCCAGCGAGGTGCCCTTGATGAAGTGGAGGAAATCATGGAGCGCAGTGGATTTGATGGCATGGTGACCATCAATCAATCCCTGCTGGCTCTTGTCGAAGCAGGAAAGGTTGACGGCGAGAAGGCGGTGGCGGTGAGCCTGAAGCCCAATGAATTGGCGCAGGCACTGAGAGGACGAGGCTGACGATCAGGACAGGCCGCCGCTCACCAAGCGAACAAGCAACAGCACAGCCAGACCAACCGACAGACCCAACATGGCGAGGCGTCCATTCCAGATCTCAGCTTGAGGCGTGAAGCCCCGACGCCAAGAATTCAGCTCTCCGCTCGAGACATTTTCAACCTGACCGCTGTCAGGCGCAGAATCAGATGCCATTTTCAACGATCAACTCATTTGATCGTAAAGACAATGGCGATCTGATCGATGGATCAGAAAGGTGCAGGCTCGGACTGCAGGGCGGACGCCTGTTCAAGAGGCCACCGGGCGGAGACACCGAGGGACAGGGAACTGAAGGGAGTCCCCCGGATCAGCCGCTGCAAAGCTGCAGCCCCCACCATCGCGGCGTTATCCGTGCAATAAGCCAGGGGCGCACATTGCACGCTGACGCCTGCAGCCTGACCGCGCTGCATCATCAGGTTGCGCAAGCGACGATTGGCGGCGACACCTCCCACCATCACGAGGGTGCTCAGACCCTTCTCCCTGCAACAACGCAGGCTGCGGTCCACCAAGACATCGGCCACCACCTGCTCAAAACTTGCCGCCAGGTCAGCCAGAGGGAGAGTTTCAGTTTGAGAGCGCAGCGCTTCCACCTGGCGCAA contains these protein-coding regions:
- a CDS encoding sodium:proton antiporter; protein product: MTPERLGLLWGVTVFAGASARLLAALTGLPGVVLLLLSGLLIGRSGLGLVEPLDLGQGLGTVVGLLVSLVLFDGGLNLRLPGDTIKATVLRISVVRLVLSLGGALLAAHWLAGLNWSVAAVYSAIVLATGPTVVTPLIQQIRLAPPLGDVLEAEGLVLEPVGAVLALLLLELLLGNLHGWRELAYGLLARLGGGVMIGLTFGWLLSEGLRRLPPDPSVGLPLQITLGMLFLMFGACEWLLPESGLPASVAAGVVVGRRPATHAAQLDEVIRELARLAITMLFPLLAADVSWAELSPLGWGGVSCVLVLMLVVRPVAVSLATVGQPLDWRQKLFMGWLAPRGIVTAAVASLFAIRLEQAGVLGAGRLQGLVFLTILMTVGLQGLTAQPLAKVLGLVAPAAEDGLSASASEAAEQSLSITAEPGQ
- a CDS encoding DUF1643 domain-containing protein → MPCLRSDTGCAAFSSSGRYRWLLGRSWQTCASHIAADPARHGLIFCGLNPSTADASRDDPTLRRLSAFARQWGYRRLVVVNLFALITPSPATLRRHQRPVGPANEAVLDHWLKKWSRCSHWDLWFGWGANGCLRDRDRWLLDRVEALVVQRHKTGGMGPFCLGRTRAGHPRHPLYLPASAQPQSWFAAESPRIRHPVAMVPAGTVHP
- the wecB gene encoding non-hydrolyzing UDP-N-acetylglucosamine 2-epimerase; translation: MAGKPRVTIVLGTRPEAIKLAPVIQEFQACQLLETRVVLTGQHREMVTQVMDLFSLKADQDLNLMAPRQTLTHVTCAALQGLRDDFQAYPPSLVLVQGDTTTAFAAALAAFYEQIPVGHVEAGLRTDNILDPFPEEANRRLISQVAQLHFAPTQQSESNLLASSVVGKVMVTGNTVIDALLRMAERAPQLDDVAIDWSRQRVILATVHRRENWGERLQSIAEGMLQVLNDHPDTALLLPLHRNPTVREPLQALLGNHPRVVLTEPLDYDRLVAAMKGCTLLLTDSGGLQEEAPALGKPVLVLRRTTERPEAVEAGTARLVGTDAGTIAEEAHRLLSDPQAYDAMARAVNPFGDGQASARILEAARALLEV
- a CDS encoding type IV pilus twitching motility protein PilT, with protein sequence MTSPVFPPGFPPRPPQETAGESSRSAESSSPPLPLGLPLPPSDASTKAAPAKAEAPSLEDLVRTAHEAGHSDVHLGVGEQPRYRARGEMLTSEWPVTTAAVFQGWMQEILSPLQIDAFTTQKEFDGSHAFPFVRVRINLLDSLRGPAMVLRLIPQTILSLEQLKLPDVLRELAARPKGLVLVTGPTGSGKSTTLAAMIDWINSHQTRHILTIEDPVEFVHTSRQSLIRHREVGQHTLKFHNALRAALREDPDVILVGEIRDRETLSTALEASQTGHLVFGTLHTNSAVKTVERVLGMYPPDEQDSVRRALSESLLGVIAQGLIRTTDSKRAAFHDILINTDACRDYIQRGALDEVEEIMERSGFDGMVTINQSLLALVEAGKVDGEKAVAVSLKPNELAQALRGRG